The Akkermansia sp. N21116 genome includes a region encoding these proteins:
- a CDS encoding tubulin-like doman-containing protein, translated as MSNNLFIGLGGQGVKSIAALRRLSVTRAPQYKELTNPDDGNPKSKFDYLIIDSNIPNEVGMWRSMGKEVGLMPNQIVNISSSNLPPLSTLAASTHVQPWLDGIGFVKEALAGNTAIDGAGQMRRFGRLLGAANGSHIVQAIDGAVARFGDGAGAVQASCTFHIFATLGGGTGSGTIVDVVSYIRNRFSNKQNYPIYLYLYIAGEHAKNPRKTEFFYPNQYAALRDLNAINVGKYEPDLALLTEQKKTLSKADGVNGINQVVISCDVAGSNVNVELDAQIRHMAEICFNRVYAMDSGELNIQMKDSISGEDVVVNSPWEPSFICPERSYRFSVSCVKRWKVPVEECKENLYYFTYSQLLNRWLYQHWVTGCGYCKRSDITRKQADTLYKIITDGTSVDATASDKGKYEKDVEIAFKKIIDKYKSKGWKDSSLDELVREFDSILDNGVIPQIDGQPPLSSLNDFLKVQEQQVAILCDNIKDSLLALSGEAISQNGLVDMVNSLALAKKDFNNKVEEEKNRLDCALDRQKKLKKSLENRNSEQWVKITILSSVLGKAGSLLSAHGEDCLALFKSKLESGMRGVSFKLYEAVNQMLDKLVKYAEQTVDEFVTWEEKISARLKDSNSTLQNLKDDIFVKYEFNYQDLTNIHKEILNFRGELDSEMAFFDAMWKNSAKNMYEAVSNVNALNNLRNALEDAEIDGKSIWDAAVRLHDLAIENNIKLKKHPVLYGSLVDRLEARHIANPQMLQSDIKVFMDAMVSSSAITSSPGIQTQIPTPPPLGCMSLGIPDDGNFRTTLESLFSAARPNDLNIQNNYATYRSCYQYEICLMYMQYWMPARFVNAVKYLAKTYDYQDAVKNAKAKYFVNIDPSGERDMRPQLIYDPGEEQKGFALDAYWQAHLLTCGDPDNTCIITHKQNQLGQHIIVRNVYIEGHMGTETKILNQLPNGLYRTEEEYLNNVSMEDTIEIKTLVQDALKKIVALDETKRFVQARKLLDKARQLVESASDEPSKLQAQKGYNNFLDSLKKLNLVS; from the coding sequence ATGAGTAATAACCTTTTTATTGGTCTTGGCGGTCAAGGAGTGAAGTCCATTGCTGCCCTCCGTCGACTTTCTGTTACACGTGCACCTCAATACAAGGAGCTTACAAATCCTGATGATGGAAATCCTAAATCCAAATTTGATTATCTGATTATTGACTCCAATATTCCGAATGAAGTAGGAATGTGGCGTTCCATGGGTAAGGAGGTAGGTTTGATGCCCAATCAGATCGTAAATATTTCCTCTAGCAATTTGCCTCCATTATCCACCTTGGCTGCTTCTACTCATGTCCAACCTTGGTTGGATGGGATTGGTTTTGTGAAAGAAGCATTGGCGGGCAATACTGCAATTGATGGTGCTGGTCAGATGCGTCGTTTTGGCCGTTTACTTGGCGCTGCCAATGGCTCACATATTGTTCAAGCGATTGATGGTGCTGTTGCCAGGTTTGGCGATGGTGCAGGAGCAGTTCAGGCCAGTTGCACTTTCCATATTTTTGCTACTTTGGGGGGCGGTACCGGATCAGGAACTATTGTAGACGTGGTGAGTTATATTCGTAACCGTTTTAGCAACAAACAGAATTATCCGATTTATCTATACTTGTACATTGCCGGTGAGCATGCTAAAAATCCCCGTAAGACGGAATTCTTTTATCCCAATCAGTATGCTGCGTTGCGTGATTTAAATGCAATCAATGTTGGGAAGTATGAGCCTGATCTGGCCTTGCTTACCGAACAGAAAAAAACACTCTCGAAAGCCGACGGAGTAAATGGGATTAATCAAGTTGTCATTAGTTGTGATGTTGCCGGATCCAACGTCAATGTAGAGTTGGATGCGCAAATCAGACACATGGCGGAAATCTGCTTTAATCGCGTTTATGCGATGGATTCGGGAGAACTTAATATTCAAATGAAAGATTCTATCTCAGGAGAAGATGTCGTTGTCAATAGCCCTTGGGAACCCTCATTCATTTGTCCTGAACGATCCTATCGCTTCTCCGTGTCCTGTGTAAAACGATGGAAAGTGCCAGTAGAAGAATGTAAGGAAAATCTTTATTATTTTACTTATTCCCAGTTGCTTAATAGGTGGCTGTATCAGCACTGGGTAACAGGGTGTGGGTACTGCAAACGCTCGGATATCACAAGAAAACAGGCGGATACTCTTTACAAGATCATTACTGATGGAACCAGTGTAGACGCAACGGCAAGCGATAAAGGAAAATATGAAAAGGATGTAGAAATCGCTTTTAAAAAAATTATAGACAAATATAAGAGCAAAGGCTGGAAAGACTCTTCTCTTGATGAACTTGTTCGTGAGTTTGATTCTATTTTGGATAATGGAGTCATCCCTCAAATTGATGGTCAGCCGCCTTTGTCGTCCTTAAACGACTTCCTGAAGGTTCAGGAACAACAGGTTGCGATTCTTTGCGATAATATCAAGGATAGTCTTTTGGCTCTTTCGGGAGAGGCTATTAGTCAAAATGGTCTCGTTGATATGGTTAATTCTCTGGCTCTGGCAAAAAAAGACTTTAATAATAAGGTCGAAGAAGAAAAGAATCGCCTGGATTGCGCTCTTGACAGACAGAAGAAATTGAAAAAGTCTTTGGAGAACCGTAATAGCGAACAATGGGTAAAGATTACCATTTTATCCTCTGTTCTTGGCAAGGCTGGTTCTCTGCTGTCAGCACATGGAGAGGATTGTCTTGCCCTCTTTAAGAGTAAACTGGAAAGCGGTATGCGCGGAGTATCTTTTAAGTTATACGAAGCGGTAAACCAGATGCTTGACAAGTTGGTGAAATATGCCGAACAGACTGTTGATGAGTTCGTCACATGGGAGGAAAAGATTAGTGCTAGATTGAAGGATTCCAATAGTACTCTGCAAAATCTGAAAGATGATATTTTTGTCAAGTATGAGTTCAATTATCAGGATCTAACAAATATCCATAAGGAAATATTGAACTTTAGAGGAGAATTGGATTCCGAAATGGCCTTTTTCGATGCGATGTGGAAGAATTCTGCAAAGAACATGTATGAAGCTGTGTCCAACGTCAACGCGTTGAACAATCTTCGCAATGCCTTGGAAGATGCAGAAATAGATGGGAAGTCTATTTGGGACGCTGCTGTAAGGCTCCATGATCTGGCGATAGAAAATAATATCAAGCTGAAAAAACATCCTGTTCTCTATGGTTCACTGGTAGATCGGTTAGAAGCTCGTCATATTGCCAATCCGCAAATGCTACAGTCCGATATTAAGGTCTTTATGGACGCAATGGTATCCAGCTCAGCCATTACTTCCTCGCCCGGTATTCAAACGCAAATTCCAACTCCTCCACCCTTAGGCTGCATGAGTCTAGGTATTCCTGATGATGGGAATTTCAGGACGACGCTAGAATCTCTATTTAGTGCAGCTAGACCTAATGATCTGAATATACAGAATAATTATGCTACGTATAGGAGCTGTTATCAGTACGAAATTTGTCTTATGTATATGCAGTACTGGATGCCGGCTCGTTTTGTTAATGCAGTAAAATATTTGGCGAAGACTTATGATTACCAAGATGCGGTCAAGAATGCCAAGGCGAAGTACTTTGTGAATATCGATCCCAGTGGTGAGAGAGATATGCGGCCTCAGCTCATATACGATCCGGGAGAAGAACAAAAAGGTTTTGCGCTTGATGCTTATTGGCAAGCTCATTTGTTGACATGTGGTGACCCTGATAACACTTGTATTATTACTCATAAACAAAATCAGTTGGGGCAGCATATTATTGTCAGAAATGTTTATATAGAAGGGCATATGGGGACGGAAACAAAAATTTTGAACCAGCTTCCTAATGGTCTATATCGTACAGAAGAGGAGTATTTGAATAACGTGTCCATGGAAGACACAATTGAAATTAAGACTCTTGTCCAGGATGCATTGAAGAAAATTGTTGCTTTGGACGAAACGAAACGTTTTGTCCAGGCTCGAAAGTTATTGGATAAGGCCCGTCAACTGGTAGAGAGCGCTTCTGATGAACCGAGCAAGCTTCAGGCTCAAAAGGGCTACAACAATTTTCTCGATAGCTTGAAGAAACTCAATCTCGTTTCGTAA
- a CDS encoding RtcB family protein: MMDNVKIFTDNVDGLAKKQIARLGQVPAFTNSKIRIMPDVHAGVGCVIGFTANLGDKVIPNIVGVDIGCGMYTVRLGKKLPDFSELDRIIRERVPSGSDTHENQKVGFPEFDGLKCLDSLHYQERLLKSLGTLGGGNHFIELDVAGDGTAYLVIHTGSRNLGKQVADLYQNEAIERHRASYRTTDTCLKIIEEYRANGRQSEIQTAIARIKREAEELHPDIPPELCYLEGEARERYLHDMRICQHFATVNREIIAREIIEGLHLAPEDAFHTIHNYIDHDSGIVRKGAISARKNERLLIPINMRDGAILGTGKGNDDWNQSAPHGAGRIMSRTVARKTLDIDDFRTSMKGIYSTSISEETLDEAPMVYKGIEEILGLIGDTVDVRDIIRPVYNFKAQESGTPFWKKERK, encoded by the coding sequence ATGATGGACAACGTTAAAATATTTACTGACAACGTCGACGGACTGGCGAAGAAACAAATTGCCAGACTGGGACAGGTTCCTGCGTTCACGAACAGCAAGATCCGTATCATGCCCGATGTTCACGCCGGAGTCGGATGCGTCATCGGTTTTACGGCCAATCTAGGCGACAAGGTGATTCCCAACATCGTCGGAGTCGATATCGGCTGCGGCATGTATACTGTCCGCCTCGGGAAGAAACTACCCGATTTTTCGGAACTCGACCGCATTATTCGCGAACGGGTTCCTTCGGGAAGCGACACTCATGAGAATCAAAAGGTCGGTTTTCCTGAATTCGATGGTCTGAAGTGTCTTGACTCTTTGCACTACCAGGAGAGGCTGCTCAAGAGTCTGGGAACCCTGGGTGGAGGCAATCACTTTATCGAATTGGATGTCGCCGGGGACGGTACTGCCTATCTGGTAATCCATACGGGAAGCCGCAACCTCGGCAAGCAGGTGGCGGATCTTTATCAGAACGAGGCTATCGAACGCCATAGAGCTTCCTATAGAACAACCGACACATGCCTTAAAATAATCGAAGAATACAGGGCAAACGGCCGCCAGTCCGAAATCCAGACTGCGATCGCACGCATCAAGAGGGAAGCTGAAGAACTCCACCCCGATATTCCCCCCGAACTCTGTTATCTGGAAGGTGAAGCCCGCGAACGTTACCTGCACGACATGCGCATCTGCCAGCATTTTGCTACGGTTAATCGCGAAATTATCGCCCGTGAAATTATAGAAGGCCTGCATTTGGCTCCGGAAGATGCATTCCACACCATCCACAACTACATCGACCACGATTCCGGAATCGTCCGCAAAGGCGCCATTTCCGCCCGTAAGAATGAACGCCTCCTCATCCCCATCAACATGAGAGACGGCGCCATCCTCGGAACCGGCAAAGGCAATGATGACTGGAACCAGTCCGCACCGCATGGTGCCGGTCGCATCATGAGCCGTACCGTGGCGCGGAAGACACTCGACATCGACGATTTCCGCACATCCATGAAGGGTATCTATTCTACCTCCATCTCGGAAGAGACCCTGGACGAGGCCCCCATGGTATACAAGGGAATCGAGGAAATCCTCGGACTGATCGGCGATACGGTCGATGTCCGGGACATCATCCGGCCCGTGTACAATTTCAAGGCCCAGGAGAGCGGAACTCCTTTTTGGAAAAAGGAGAGAAAATGA
- the pyrF gene encoding orotidine-5'-phosphate decarboxylase — protein MKFSEKLASRIRDTRSALCVGLDPRPESDGVGQIPSFLRQVIEETAPYTAAFKPNIAYFEAMGLAGLEMLESLLADMPREIPIVLDVKRGDIGETQKYYAQAYFERLNVDAVTLSPFMGYDTLAPFLDYEGKGVYLLTVTSNPGSADIERQQLADGRKVYELVGDMVSRSIAEGRKTDVGMVVGLTNADSEILTRTPDAPLLIPGLGAQGGDLSSLTGAGRTAPPLINVSRGILYRDMDKSFAQKAASYAEDIRKALGY, from the coding sequence ATGAAGTTCTCTGAAAAGCTTGCCTCACGCATCCGCGACACTCGCTCCGCCCTGTGCGTCGGTCTCGACCCGCGTCCCGAATCGGACGGAGTCGGACAAATTCCCTCTTTCCTTCGCCAAGTCATTGAAGAAACAGCCCCCTATACCGCTGCCTTCAAACCCAATATCGCCTATTTCGAAGCCATGGGGCTGGCCGGACTTGAAATGCTGGAATCCCTGCTGGCCGATATGCCTCGGGAAATCCCCATCGTCCTCGACGTCAAGCGCGGCGATATTGGAGAAACCCAGAAATATTACGCCCAGGCCTATTTCGAACGCCTGAATGTCGATGCCGTCACCCTCAGCCCCTTCATGGGATACGACACTCTTGCCCCCTTTCTCGACTACGAAGGCAAGGGCGTCTATCTCCTTACTGTCACATCCAACCCCGGTTCCGCCGATATTGAACGCCAACAGCTGGCAGATGGCCGTAAAGTCTATGAACTTGTCGGCGACATGGTGAGCCGTTCGATTGCCGAAGGTCGCAAAACCGATGTCGGCATGGTGGTTGGCCTCACGAACGCCGACAGCGAAATCCTTACCCGGACGCCGGATGCCCCGCTGTTGATTCCCGGCCTCGGCGCCCAGGGAGGCGATCTCTCCAGCCTCACAGGAGCCGGTCGTACGGCACCTCCTCTGATCAATGTCTCCCGCGGTATTCTTTACCGGGATATGGATAAGAGCTTCGCCCAAAAAGCAGCCTCCTACGCTGAAGACATCCGCAAAGCACTCGGGTACTAA
- a CDS encoding tyrosine-type recombinase/integrase, with the protein MIAPIETSLEKIQAAEQLLKQTGISILEAATLVYNIHSTKGRSSFKTMQKCVFLGMKTLERETRTVTFSEAVEETLRSKKHLRPTSLRDIQYFSRRMMLKIPGLEHQKVRYINYEFCRDIIEKSFYTPRQRFKARAILSGIMSTAYKRGWSQENPVLRIDLPPIQEKEIQPLNDDEIKSLLYHAKTMFDQSCLPAIGLMLYAGIRPHELERLQWKDIKLSSGTILIRPSHSKTGGGRAVSIQPILKNILKDCLPASPESTVCPQGWRRKWSSIHRAAGWDGVKKTWQADTLRHTFASYHASYYRNLHELQMEMGHTTLRLLQYRYLNMNNISRQSAKRFWFTDPTSFQVF; encoded by the coding sequence ATGATAGCTCCAATTGAAACATCCCTAGAAAAAATCCAAGCTGCAGAACAGCTACTCAAACAGACGGGAATCTCTATCCTCGAAGCAGCAACCCTCGTTTATAATATTCATTCGACCAAAGGGCGTAGCTCTTTCAAAACTATGCAGAAGTGTGTCTTTCTGGGGATGAAAACATTAGAGCGCGAGACCAGGACCGTGACCTTCTCAGAAGCAGTCGAAGAAACATTGCGAAGCAAAAAACATTTACGACCCACATCGTTGCGAGATATCCAATACTTTTCTCGTAGAATGATGCTCAAAATTCCGGGATTAGAGCATCAAAAGGTTCGATATATTAACTACGAATTTTGCCGTGATATCATAGAGAAATCTTTCTACACTCCCCGACAACGATTTAAAGCTAGAGCAATCCTCAGTGGAATAATGTCCACTGCCTATAAACGAGGATGGAGCCAAGAAAACCCTGTCTTGCGTATTGATTTGCCTCCTATTCAAGAGAAAGAAATACAACCTTTGAATGATGATGAAATTAAATCCTTACTCTATCATGCTAAAACGATGTTTGACCAGTCATGCCTTCCTGCTATAGGCCTTATGTTATATGCTGGTATTCGTCCGCATGAATTAGAACGCCTCCAATGGAAAGATATCAAGCTATCCTCCGGAACAATACTGATTCGTCCTTCACACAGTAAGACAGGAGGAGGGAGAGCTGTTTCCATACAACCTATCTTGAAAAATATCCTAAAGGATTGTTTGCCTGCCTCTCCTGAATCAACTGTATGCCCTCAAGGTTGGAGACGTAAATGGTCGAGCATTCATCGCGCAGCCGGCTGGGATGGAGTCAAAAAAACTTGGCAAGCCGACACTCTGCGCCATACCTTTGCCAGTTATCATGCAAGCTATTATCGTAATCTACATGAGCTCCAAATGGAAATGGGACACACTACTCTGCGCCTCTTACAATATCGATATTTGAATATGAACAATATCTCCAGACAATCAGCAAAAAGATTCTGGTTTACAGATCCAACTTCTTTTCAAGTATTCTAA
- a CDS encoding thermonuclease family protein — protein MFAAIGNCILFLLILSSVCFGKTMIGEVVSITDGDTIKVLDCNNTEYKIRLYGIDCPERKQDFGQSAKKAISDMIYAKKVTVEYEKYDQYGRIIGKIYHDKLYVNLEMIKKGLAWWYYTYAPRDYDLRDAEQKARTEKIGIWSIPKAVPPWQFRRTSQSEVIRTDHKNQEFWVTDSTGKIHNKNCKWYHQSNGELKVNPSGKDCGICGGRKVIFNDK, from the coding sequence ATGTTTGCTGCTATAGGAAATTGTATACTGTTCTTGTTGATTTTGTCGTCTGTATGTTTTGGTAAAACTATGATTGGTGAGGTCGTATCAATAACCGATGGAGATACGATTAAAGTGTTAGATTGTAACAATACGGAATACAAAATAAGATTATACGGAATTGATTGTCCGGAACGAAAACAGGATTTTGGACAAAGTGCGAAAAAAGCTATTTCTGACATGATTTACGCAAAAAAAGTTACCGTAGAATATGAAAAATATGACCAATATGGAAGAATTATTGGTAAAATCTATCATGATAAATTATATGTAAATTTAGAAATGATAAAGAAAGGGTTGGCATGGTGGTATTATACTTATGCCCCCCGTGATTATGATTTAAGAGATGCCGAACAAAAAGCACGAACAGAAAAAATAGGAATCTGGAGCATCCCAAAAGCAGTTCCGCCATGGCAATTTAGAAGAACTTCGCAAAGCGAAGTCATAAGAACGGATCATAAAAATCAGGAATTTTGGGTAACTGATTCAACAGGGAAGATTCATAACAAAAATTGTAAATGGTATCACCAAAGTAATGGCGAATTAAAAGTAAATCCGAGTGGTAAAGACTGTGGAATATGTGGAGGAAGAAAGGTTATATTCAACGATAAATAA
- a CDS encoding quinone-dependent dihydroorotate dehydrogenase: MHPILYHTARKCLFRLNAETAHEVTLVGLRIAEKLGILATLAGEFPEDPVEILGLKFPNRVGLAAGMDKEADTIDAFGRLGFGFVEVGTLTPRPQPGNDKPRLFRLIPNRAIINRMGFNNSGIDSGVEHVKKAEYKGVIGINIGKNKITPNEDAAMDYLACLSAAWPVADYIAVNFSSPNTPGLRDLQQADSAASLLASLKAEASNLCQETGRNVPLFMKVAPDLTDSQITELSHVFLDEGLDGLIATNTTLARTGVEEHRWSNQAGGLSGAPLTRRSTEVIQAFAAELGGKIPIIGVGGIMCAQDAVDKIKAGASLVQLYTGFVYNGPPLIVDCVRAMREQCPVMTAH; encoded by the coding sequence GTGCATCCCATTCTCTATCATACAGCCAGAAAGTGTCTCTTCCGCCTCAATGCGGAAACCGCCCATGAAGTAACTCTGGTCGGATTGCGCATCGCAGAAAAACTGGGTATCCTGGCCACTCTCGCTGGAGAATTCCCGGAAGATCCCGTTGAAATTCTAGGGTTGAAATTCCCCAATCGCGTCGGTTTGGCTGCCGGAATGGATAAGGAAGCCGACACAATCGACGCTTTCGGCAGACTTGGTTTCGGATTTGTGGAAGTCGGCACACTGACGCCGCGCCCCCAACCGGGCAACGACAAACCCCGCCTGTTCCGTCTCATTCCAAACCGTGCTATTATTAACCGCATGGGATTCAATAACTCCGGCATCGACTCCGGCGTTGAACACGTTAAAAAAGCCGAATACAAAGGGGTCATCGGCATCAACATCGGCAAGAACAAAATCACACCCAATGAAGACGCCGCCATGGATTACCTTGCCTGTCTGAGTGCGGCCTGGCCAGTCGCCGACTACATTGCCGTCAATTTTTCCTCTCCGAACACACCAGGCCTGCGCGATCTGCAACAGGCGGATTCCGCAGCAAGCCTCCTGGCCTCCCTCAAGGCAGAAGCATCCAACCTCTGCCAGGAAACGGGGCGCAACGTTCCTCTCTTCATGAAAGTGGCACCTGATCTGACGGACAGTCAAATCACGGAACTCAGCCACGTGTTCCTTGATGAAGGTCTGGACGGACTCATCGCCACCAATACCACACTCGCACGCACCGGAGTAGAAGAACACCGCTGGAGCAACCAGGCAGGAGGCCTTTCCGGCGCGCCTCTCACCCGCCGTTCCACGGAAGTCATCCAGGCTTTTGCCGCTGAACTCGGAGGAAAGATACCGATCATCGGCGTAGGAGGTATTATGTGTGCCCAAGATGCCGTCGATAAGATCAAGGCCGGAGCCAGTCTCGTCCAGCTCTACACGGGGTTCGTCTACAACGGTCCCCCCCTGATCGTCGATTGTGTCCGGGCCATGCGCGAACAATGTCCGGTAATGACAGCCCACTAA